From Haloarcula sp. CBA1127, a single genomic window includes:
- the coaBC gene encoding bifunctional phosphopantothenoylcysteine decarboxylase/phosphopantothenate--cysteine ligase CoaBC — translation MLTGVNVVLGVSGSIAAVKTVELAHELRRQGASVRAVMTDSATGIIHPWALEFATDNEVVTEITGSVEHVELCGRSGWGDVLLLAPATANTVGKIAGAIDDTPVTTCATTALGADVPVVVAPAMHEPMYDHPGVLDAIDRVESWGVEFVDPRIEEGKAKIATEEAIVTATAQAAGDRPLADEHVVVTAGATTESVDPVRTLSNRSSGRTGRAVARACYVRGADVTLVHDGEDVPYATVEQVESAAEMTAATRRVAASADALVSAAAISDYTVEQAPEKIKSGQAELTLTLKPTPKLIDTVRADHPDLPIVGFKVETEGDDETLVERAREIRERAGLAFVVANDANVMGADETRALLVDADAATEYVGEKEGLGARVADEIGDHLSSRG, via the coding sequence ATGCTGACCGGAGTCAACGTCGTTCTGGGGGTTTCGGGGTCTATTGCGGCCGTCAAGACGGTGGAGCTCGCTCACGAACTCCGACGACAGGGGGCGTCCGTCCGGGCCGTGATGACCGACAGCGCGACTGGCATCATCCACCCGTGGGCACTTGAATTCGCGACGGACAACGAGGTAGTTACCGAAATCACGGGCAGCGTCGAGCACGTCGAGCTCTGTGGTCGGTCGGGCTGGGGGGACGTACTCCTGCTCGCCCCGGCGACGGCAAACACCGTCGGCAAGATTGCGGGCGCCATCGACGACACGCCCGTGACGACGTGTGCGACGACCGCCCTCGGCGCTGACGTGCCGGTTGTCGTCGCGCCGGCGATGCACGAGCCGATGTACGACCACCCCGGCGTGCTGGACGCCATCGACCGCGTCGAGTCCTGGGGCGTCGAGTTCGTTGATCCGCGAATCGAGGAGGGGAAAGCCAAGATCGCAACTGAGGAAGCCATCGTCACAGCGACTGCACAGGCCGCGGGCGACCGACCGCTGGCGGACGAACACGTCGTCGTGACTGCTGGCGCGACCACGGAATCAGTCGACCCCGTGCGGACGCTCTCGAATCGCTCCTCGGGACGGACTGGCCGGGCGGTCGCGCGGGCCTGTTACGTCCGCGGAGCCGACGTGACGCTGGTCCACGACGGGGAAGACGTGCCGTACGCCACTGTCGAGCAGGTCGAATCCGCTGCGGAGATGACAGCGGCCACCCGTCGGGTCGCTGCCTCCGCCGACGCGCTGGTCTCGGCAGCCGCCATCTCAGATTACACCGTCGAGCAGGCTCCGGAGAAGATCAAGAGCGGACAGGCGGAACTGACGCTGACGCTCAAACCGACGCCGAAGCTCATCGACACCGTTCGGGCGGACCACCCGGATCTCCCTATCGTCGGGTTCAAAGTCGAAACCGAAGGCGACGACGAAACTCTGGTCGAGCGCGCCCGCGAGATACGCGAGCGGGCCGGGCTGGCCTTCGTGGTCGCTAACGACGCGAACGTGATGGGGGCCGACGAGACGCGCGCCCTGCTCGTCGATGCAGACGCGGCCACGGAGTACGTCGGAGAAAAGGAAGGGCTGGGCGCTCGTGTCGCCGACGAAATCGGTGACCATCTGTCCAGTCGTGGCTGA
- a CDS encoding monovalent cation/H+ antiporter subunit E has protein sequence MTVRNTVAYAIEQAESAAREGQKQVSLHLVAVASTRAVDPDAQTELGQAKDLLDRIEVWLDEDLGADPPSNLDVELGVIGADRYLFSPGDYADVILAYADEHSIERVVLDPEFNPGGTTPMLRPLEVELVRGDIDVETAPVERPARSTALARAATLPKYLTIFGASYLFYLLLSSYKPLDFLTGAITATIVTALLAPIAFSRQPSLTRIPRQVARFAMYVPYLLKEIAIANLEIAYVVLHPSLPIDPKMVELEAAIWGDGAVTTLANSITLTPGTLTVSVSEQAFDIHSLTGSSREDLFDGGLERAVRFVFYGREAAAIPSPRERGQGDDDTVESDIGDPEVADDD, from the coding sequence GTGACGGTCCGTAACACCGTCGCCTACGCCATTGAACAGGCCGAATCGGCGGCCAGAGAGGGACAGAAACAGGTGTCGCTGCACCTCGTCGCCGTCGCAAGCACGCGCGCCGTCGACCCCGACGCCCAGACGGAACTCGGCCAGGCCAAAGACCTGCTCGACCGTATCGAAGTCTGGCTCGACGAAGATCTGGGTGCTGACCCGCCGTCGAACCTCGACGTGGAGCTGGGCGTTATCGGTGCCGACCGCTACCTGTTCAGCCCCGGCGATTACGCCGACGTGATACTGGCCTACGCCGACGAACACAGCATCGAACGGGTCGTCCTCGATCCGGAGTTCAACCCGGGCGGCACGACGCCAATGCTTCGGCCGCTCGAGGTCGAACTCGTCCGGGGCGATATCGACGTCGAGACCGCACCCGTCGAGCGGCCGGCACGGTCGACCGCGCTCGCTCGCGCCGCGACGCTCCCGAAGTATCTCACCATTTTCGGAGCGTCGTATCTGTTTTATCTGCTGTTGAGTTCGTACAAACCGCTGGATTTCCTCACTGGCGCGATAACAGCGACGATCGTCACTGCGTTGCTTGCGCCGATCGCGTTCAGTCGCCAGCCGTCGCTGACCCGGATTCCGAGACAGGTCGCCCGGTTCGCGATGTACGTCCCGTATCTGCTCAAGGAAATCGCCATCGCCAACCTCGAAATCGCCTATGTCGTGTTGCACCCGTCACTACCGATCGACCCGAAGATGGTCGAACTGGAGGCCGCCATCTGGGGTGACGGAGCGGTGACGACGCTAGCAAACAGCATCACGCTGACGCCCGGGACGCTCACCGTCAGCGTCTCCGAGCAGGCGTTTGACATCCACTCGCTCACCGGCAGTTCGCGAGAGGACCTGTTCGACGGCGGCCTCGAACGAGCTGTCCGGTTCGTTTTCTACGGCCGGGAGGCAGCAGCCATTCCCTCGCCGCGCGAGCGCGGACAGGGGGACGACGACACAGTCGAGAGTGACATTGGCGACCCGGAGGTGGCCGACGATGATTGA
- a CDS encoding cation:proton antiporter → MIEFEVALLAIASAFVLFAIVSLYRVFAGPTDHDRVIAVNVMGTNTVIAIALVSGALDKPLFLDIALVYALLNFLLSIAFSKFNVEHGGVL, encoded by the coding sequence ATGATTGAGTTTGAGGTGGCGCTGCTGGCAATCGCTAGCGCGTTCGTCCTGTTCGCCATCGTGTCGCTGTACCGCGTGTTCGCCGGACCGACGGACCACGACAGAGTCATCGCGGTCAACGTGATGGGGACGAACACCGTCATCGCTATCGCGCTTGTCTCCGGCGCGCTCGATAAGCCGCTGTTCCTCGACATCGCGCTCGTGTACGCCCTGTTGAACTTCCTGCTCTCGATAGCGTTCTCGAAGTTCAACGTCGAACACGGGGGTGTGCTATGA
- the mnhG gene encoding monovalent cation/H(+) antiporter subunit G, with product MTPTEWAIVALALVGAFFGGVASIGIVRLPDVYTRAHAASKSDTLGAVLAIGAAALAIQTDLATIKAVFLLVFMFLTNPTAAHAIARAAQDQGIEPWTAGDEEDKS from the coding sequence ATGACGCCGACAGAGTGGGCGATTGTCGCGCTCGCGTTGGTCGGGGCGTTCTTCGGCGGCGTTGCCTCGATCGGTATCGTTCGACTTCCGGACGTGTACACGCGCGCTCACGCGGCATCGAAAAGCGATACGCTGGGGGCCGTCCTCGCTATCGGGGCCGCCGCGCTCGCGATTCAGACCGACCTCGCGACGATCAAGGCTGTCTTCCTGCTGGTGTTTATGTTTCTGACCAACCCCACCGCTGCCCACGCCATCGCCCGGGCGGCACAGGACCAGGGTATCGAGCCGTGGACTGCCGGCGATGAGGAGGACAAATCATGA
- a CDS encoding DUF4040 domain-containing protein has translation MTLSLIEAVLLVFVLGCAIGAAVLRDVLASLMAFAAYSLGISIIWVMLEAPDVGLTEAAVGAGIMTILFILALANTVRPQENGLFESISARTVVLVGGFVVVMIATVPSLPPVGADGTVHPNPVVSGEVTQYYLENAYADTEVKNAVTAVLAAYRGFDTLGEAVVVFSAGVAALTVLRQEVFA, from the coding sequence ATGACCCTCTCACTCATTGAGGCAGTGTTGCTGGTGTTCGTGCTGGGCTGTGCTATCGGCGCGGCCGTACTCCGTGACGTGCTGGCGTCACTGATGGCGTTTGCCGCCTACAGCCTCGGCATCTCCATTATCTGGGTGATGCTTGAGGCCCCCGACGTGGGGCTAACCGAAGCGGCTGTCGGGGCCGGCATCATGACGATACTGTTCATCCTGGCGCTGGCAAACACTGTTCGGCCACAGGAAAACGGCCTGTTTGAGTCGATCAGCGCCCGGACTGTCGTACTGGTCGGCGGGTTCGTCGTCGTTATGATTGCGACCGTTCCGTCGCTGCCACCCGTCGGGGCGGACGGGACGGTACACCCAAACCCCGTCGTCAGCGGCGAGGTGACACAGTACTACCTCGAAAACGCATACGCGGACACAGAGGTCAAGAACGCGGTGACAGCCGTGCTCGCAGCCTACCGCGGGTTCGACACGCTGGGTGAGGCTGTCGTGGTCTTCTCGGCCGGCGTCGCGGCGCTGACCGTCCTCAGACAGGAGGTCTTCGCATGA
- a CDS encoding Na(+)/H(+) antiporter subunit B has translation MSSDERTGLYVESTIIMTTVRVVAPFVLTFALFVMFHGANSPGGGFQGGVIAGSVVMMLAFAYGIDAAREWLDVRVVAALASGGVLTFAAIGLGTIVLGGNFLEYHLYEQFISHVVAYAIELVELAIGGIVASVAIGLFFLLAAGFGHAVDEPEGEN, from the coding sequence ATGAGTAGCGACGAGCGAACCGGATTGTACGTCGAGAGTACCATCATCATGACGACGGTGCGGGTCGTCGCGCCGTTCGTGCTCACCTTCGCCCTGTTCGTGATGTTCCACGGGGCGAACTCCCCCGGCGGGGGATTCCAGGGCGGGGTCATCGCCGGGTCAGTCGTGATGATGCTCGCGTTTGCCTACGGTATCGACGCGGCGCGAGAGTGGCTCGACGTTCGCGTTGTCGCCGCGCTCGCTTCGGGTGGTGTGCTCACGTTCGCAGCCATCGGTCTGGGAACGATAGTTCTGGGTGGGAACTTCCTCGAATATCACCTGTACGAACAGTTCATCTCGCACGTGGTCGCCTACGCCATCGAGCTTGTCGAACTGGCCATCGGTGGTATCGTCGCCAGCGTTGCTATCGGCCTCTTTTTCCTGCTTGCGGCGGGGTTCGGCCACGCCGTCGACGAACCGGAGGGTGAAAACTAA
- a CDS encoding cation:proton antiporter subunit C, with the protein MLELLNSHYNYFAVMLLLGIGLYMLIESRNLVKKVIGMNIFQTGIFLFFITLAFRTGGNPPIIKEGGGPYVSPLPHVLILTAIVVGVSLTAVALALIIRIYTEYGTLDEDKLKQLYYD; encoded by the coding sequence ATGCTAGAATTGCTGAACTCACACTACAACTACTTCGCGGTGATGCTGCTGCTGGGTATCGGCCTCTATATGCTCATCGAGTCCCGGAACCTCGTGAAGAAAGTCATCGGGATGAACATCTTCCAGACGGGCATCTTCCTGTTTTTCATCACGCTCGCGTTCCGGACTGGCGGGAACCCGCCGATAATCAAGGAGGGTGGCGGCCCCTACGTCAGCCCGCTGCCGCACGTCCTCATCCTGACCGCTATCGTTGTCGGGGTGAGCCTGACCGCCGTGGCGCTGGCACTTATCATCCGCATCTACACCGAGTACGGTACGCTGGACGAAGACAAGCTCAAACAGCTCTACTATGATTGA
- a CDS encoding monovalent cation/H+ antiporter subunit D family protein, whose product MIEQLPVLLVVLPIVGGAIPLAASLVSDRAGWPVATVTLLGQAGLAGLLAWTVGTNGTVSYAVGGFAAPYGIELVVDGLSGAVALLVAVVSLGVLAYARQAGPHSGPFYGLYLLLVAGLTGMTVTGDVFNLYVFLEITGLAAYGLVASGRDASAAVAALKYLIIGTIGASLYLLGIGYLLAATGTLNMADLATKLGEMAAYDSTLVLTAFGLMVGGLTVKVALFPLHTWQPDAYANAPDTVSAFISALVSTVSAYALARLLFSVFTVEFLTAVPIARWALVGLACVSIIAGSALAVSQDSVQRMLAYSSVSQFGLVVAGFAIATPLAVVGATVHLLGHAVMKGGLFAATGVIERKTGATTVSGYAGMGSRVPISAFAFAVLSLAMVGVPPAVGFVGKWYIVLGAVNTENWAVVTVLLASTLLTLAYFARLVERLYFAEATIHSKPDEAPVTDGSGQAVSFGMIAVVVIAAALAVALTAAVPMLEQVLRETLPPLLNQ is encoded by the coding sequence ATGATTGAACAACTCCCCGTATTGTTGGTCGTCCTGCCGATCGTCGGCGGCGCGATACCGCTGGCCGCGAGTCTCGTGAGCGACCGGGCCGGGTGGCCCGTCGCGACGGTGACACTCCTCGGGCAGGCCGGCCTGGCCGGACTGCTCGCGTGGACCGTCGGCACAAATGGGACTGTTTCCTACGCGGTCGGTGGTTTCGCCGCCCCGTACGGCATCGAACTCGTCGTCGACGGGCTCTCCGGTGCCGTCGCCCTGCTCGTGGCTGTTGTGTCACTTGGCGTGCTCGCGTACGCTCGGCAGGCCGGCCCGCACTCGGGCCCCTTCTACGGACTGTACCTCCTGCTGGTCGCCGGCCTGACGGGCATGACGGTCACTGGCGACGTGTTCAATCTCTACGTGTTCCTCGAAATCACGGGGCTTGCGGCGTACGGTCTCGTGGCGAGTGGCCGGGACGCCAGCGCCGCCGTCGCGGCGCTGAAGTACCTCATCATCGGGACCATCGGGGCCTCGCTGTACCTGCTCGGCATCGGCTACCTGCTTGCGGCAACGGGCACGCTCAACATGGCCGACCTGGCGACCAAACTCGGAGAGATGGCGGCCTACGACTCGACGCTCGTCCTGACCGCGTTCGGGCTGATGGTCGGCGGGCTGACGGTGAAGGTTGCCCTGTTCCCGCTGCACACCTGGCAGCCCGACGCCTACGCGAACGCCCCGGATACGGTGAGCGCGTTCATTTCTGCGCTCGTCTCGACGGTCTCGGCGTACGCGCTCGCTCGACTGCTGTTTTCGGTGTTCACGGTGGAGTTCCTGACGGCTGTGCCCATCGCTCGCTGGGCGCTGGTCGGGCTGGCGTGCGTGAGTATCATCGCGGGAAGTGCGCTCGCTGTCTCGCAGGACAGCGTCCAGCGGATGCTGGCGTACTCCTCAGTGTCGCAGTTCGGCCTCGTCGTCGCTGGATTCGCCATCGCTACCCCGCTGGCCGTCGTTGGCGCGACCGTCCACCTGCTCGGCCACGCGGTGATGAAGGGCGGGCTGTTCGCTGCGACGGGCGTTATCGAGCGCAAGACGGGTGCAACAACCGTAAGCGGCTACGCTGGGATGGGGAGCCGCGTCCCGATCTCGGCGTTTGCCTTTGCCGTGCTCTCGCTGGCGATGGTCGGCGTTCCACCGGCGGTCGGCTTCGTCGGCAAGTGGTACATTGTCCTCGGCGCAGTCAACACCGAGAACTGGGCCGTTGTGACCGTGTTGCTCGCGAGTACGTTGCTGACGCTTGCGTACTTCGCCCGCCTCGTCGAGCGGCTGTACTTCGCCGAGGCGACCATCCACTCGAAGCCTGACGAGGCTCCCGTAACAGACGGGAGCGGACAGGCAGTTTCGTTCGGGATGATTGCTGTCGTCGTTATCGCGGCCGCACTCGCGGTCGCGCTGACTGCAGCCGTCCCGATGCTTGAACAGGTGCTTCGAGAGACGCTTCCACCCCTGCTAAACCAATGA
- a CDS encoding cation:proton antiporter, with the protein MTDITSLRPLFAILVSAVAIPVILSLKRRPNVREGVTITVAVAKFAIVASMVPGVLSGTRYVFSFGQLATGIELAFRVDPLGLLFGLLASLLWIVTSFYSIGYMRGLDEHAQTRYFASFAASLASAVGVAFASNLLTLFVCYELLTVSTYPLVTHDETDEARAAGRKYLAYTFGGGVAVLGGTVLVFVLAGTTAFTPGGLEGLATADPTLARAAFALLATGFGVKAALMPVHSWLPDAMVAPTPVSGLLHAVAVVKSGVFGIARVVLDVYGTGTMEQLGVGLPLAAIAAFTLLTASIIALRQDNLKRRLAYSTISQLSYIVLGLGLLHGQALTGGLLHIPAHAFMKLTLFFCAGAIHVETHTDDISDMAGIGKRMPLTMAAFAVAAAGMAGIPLVAGFVSKWYLVIGALSLNGGLVFAAALLVSGVLNIAYFWPIVYQAYFESPESHDEKPLIGGPLGGRDEVRADGGEGHGSDDADDHSDEGEVPDPQHVDHLGKHDEEHEHHGGPPAGGWDDRGWRGGESTWFMLGPILTAATLSLLLGTVPYTAVFLRIVDTIVGNLPGVMA; encoded by the coding sequence ATGACTGATATCACATCACTTCGACCGCTGTTTGCAATCCTCGTCTCCGCGGTGGCTATCCCCGTAATTCTCTCGCTCAAACGCCGTCCGAACGTGCGGGAAGGGGTGACCATCACGGTGGCAGTCGCGAAGTTCGCTATCGTCGCGAGCATGGTCCCCGGCGTCCTCTCGGGGACGCGGTACGTCTTCTCGTTCGGGCAACTGGCCACCGGAATCGAACTGGCGTTCCGCGTCGACCCGCTCGGGCTGCTGTTCGGCCTGCTTGCGAGTCTGCTGTGGATCGTCACCAGTTTCTACAGCATCGGCTACATGCGCGGGCTGGACGAACACGCACAGACGCGCTATTTCGCCTCCTTTGCGGCCAGCCTCGCGTCGGCGGTCGGCGTCGCTTTCGCGTCGAACTTGCTGACGCTGTTCGTCTGCTACGAACTGCTGACAGTGTCGACGTACCCGCTTGTTACCCATGACGAAACCGACGAGGCTCGCGCTGCCGGTCGGAAGTACCTCGCGTACACCTTCGGCGGTGGGGTCGCCGTGCTGGGTGGCACGGTTCTAGTGTTCGTCCTCGCCGGAACGACCGCGTTTACCCCCGGCGGGCTCGAAGGCCTCGCGACGGCCGACCCGACGCTGGCACGGGCGGCGTTCGCCCTGCTGGCGACCGGCTTCGGCGTCAAAGCCGCACTGATGCCGGTGCACTCCTGGCTCCCGGATGCCATGGTCGCGCCGACGCCGGTGTCGGGCCTGCTGCACGCCGTCGCAGTCGTCAAAAGCGGCGTGTTCGGCATCGCCAGAGTCGTCCTCGATGTGTACGGAACGGGAACGATGGAGCAACTCGGCGTCGGCCTCCCGCTGGCCGCGATTGCGGCGTTTACTCTCCTGACCGCGAGTATCATCGCGCTCAGACAGGACAACCTCAAACGACGGCTGGCGTATTCGACGATAAGCCAGCTCTCTTATATTGTGCTCGGGCTGGGACTGCTCCACGGACAGGCGCTGACGGGCGGCCTGCTCCACATTCCGGCACACGCGTTCATGAAACTGACACTGTTCTTCTGTGCCGGTGCGATACACGTCGAGACCCACACCGACGACATCAGCGACATGGCCGGCATTGGGAAGCGGATGCCGCTGACGATGGCCGCCTTTGCCGTCGCCGCGGCCGGGATGGCCGGGATTCCACTGGTCGCTGGCTTCGTCAGCAAGTGGTATCTCGTCATCGGTGCGCTGAGCCTCAATGGCGGGCTCGTCTTTGCCGCCGCGTTGCTGGTTTCCGGCGTCCTCAACATTGCATACTTCTGGCCCATCGTCTATCAGGCGTACTTCGAATCGCCGGAGAGCCACGACGAGAAGCCACTCATCGGCGGACCGCTTGGCGGGCGAGACGAGGTTCGAGCCGACGGCGGTGAGGGCCATGGTTCGGACGATGCCGACGACCACTCCGACGAAGGTGAGGTTCCAGACCCACAGCACGTCGACCACCTCGGGAAACACGACGAGGAGCACGAACACCACGGCGGCCCGCCCGCAGGGGGCTGGGACGACCGCGGCTGGCGCGGCGGCGAAAGCACGTGGTTCATGCTCGGGCCGATACTCACCGCGGCCACGCTGTCGCTCCTGCTGGGGACAGTGCCGTACACGGCTGTCTTCCTGCGGATCGTCGACACTATTGTCGGTAATCTGCCGGGGGTGATGGCCTGA
- a CDS encoding Na(+)/H(+) antiporter subunit D codes for MSALTMVPPVVVLLALAIVVSRLPRRAGHAVGALVPALAVPWALAVPEGAHLQTQFLGFDAVLLNVDPFSRLMGIIFGLIAAVAVLYSYASEANTTQTGYALSYVATSFGAVFAGDWLTLIFFWELMAVTSTLLVWHYGGKAVRAGFRYALLHGLGGTLLMAAILRHYVNVETFLFASVPGGPETAGITTGLAAALAAIGIGVNVGFIGLHAWLPDTYPRPHIAASVFLCVFTTKTGVYGMYRAFPNGHEAIAYMGGGMAIFGALFALFQNDMRRLLSYHIQSQVGYMVAGVGIGSALSQAGAFAHVFNHILYKGLLFMTAGVVIYRTGTESLKKLGGLWREMPITAGAFSVAALSIAGFPGFNGFVSKGIIISGSHYTFGKGPLPLGEFYTLEWMLLLGGVGTFMSFIKFGYYAFFHGEYDSSVPDANRLQSVAMVSVAALCVIYGVYDTALFAILPFDVTSEAVVHHVYKTYTIPHVIEGVVLAVLGLIGFAVTKKPLSKLGRVPDIDSVYNPAVFYGSRGLVVGVTELYAAVDRAVVQATSIVTRTVTSPNDVIARLRDDDTLIHPMRAGIGLSILILAVFVTVALLALS; via the coding sequence ATGTCGGCGCTGACAATGGTCCCGCCAGTCGTCGTACTACTGGCGCTGGCAATCGTCGTGTCCCGGCTTCCGCGGCGTGCCGGACACGCGGTCGGTGCGCTCGTGCCCGCTCTCGCGGTACCGTGGGCGCTTGCGGTCCCGGAGGGCGCACATCTCCAGACCCAGTTCCTTGGGTTCGACGCCGTGCTACTGAACGTCGACCCGTTCTCTCGGCTGATGGGCATCATCTTCGGACTCATCGCCGCGGTCGCCGTGCTCTACTCCTATGCCAGCGAGGCCAACACGACACAGACAGGGTACGCCCTCTCGTACGTCGCGACCAGTTTCGGAGCCGTCTTCGCTGGCGACTGGCTGACGCTCATCTTCTTCTGGGAGCTGATGGCCGTCACGAGCACGCTACTAGTGTGGCACTACGGCGGTAAGGCGGTCCGGGCTGGGTTCCGGTATGCCCTGCTGCACGGGCTGGGCGGCACGCTGTTGATGGCCGCCATCCTTCGGCACTACGTCAATGTGGAGACGTTCCTGTTCGCGTCAGTGCCAGGCGGGCCGGAAACGGCCGGTATTACGACCGGGCTGGCCGCCGCGCTGGCCGCGATCGGTATTGGCGTCAATGTCGGCTTCATCGGCCTGCACGCGTGGCTGCCAGATACCTATCCGCGCCCACACATCGCCGCCAGCGTGTTCCTCTGCGTGTTCACGACAAAAACCGGCGTCTACGGGATGTACCGCGCGTTCCCCAACGGCCACGAGGCTATCGCGTACATGGGCGGCGGAATGGCTATCTTCGGCGCGCTATTCGCGCTGTTCCAGAACGATATGCGACGGCTCCTCTCCTATCACATCCAGTCACAGGTCGGGTACATGGTCGCCGGCGTCGGTATCGGGAGCGCTCTCTCACAGGCTGGCGCGTTCGCCCACGTGTTCAACCACATTCTCTACAAGGGCCTGCTGTTCATGACCGCCGGTGTCGTCATCTACCGGACTGGGACGGAGAGCCTGAAGAAACTCGGCGGGCTCTGGCGGGAGATGCCGATCACGGCAGGAGCGTTCTCCGTCGCTGCGCTGTCTATCGCCGGCTTCCCCGGGTTCAACGGGTTCGTCAGCAAGGGGATCATCATCTCCGGGAGCCACTATACCTTCGGCAAGGGACCGCTCCCGCTCGGTGAGTTCTATACGCTTGAGTGGATGCTACTGCTGGGTGGCGTCGGCACGTTCATGTCGTTCATCAAGTTCGGCTACTACGCGTTCTTCCACGGCGAGTACGACAGCAGCGTCCCAGACGCGAACCGTCTGCAGAGCGTGGCAATGGTGTCCGTAGCCGCGCTCTGTGTCATCTACGGTGTGTACGACACGGCGCTGTTCGCCATCCTTCCGTTCGACGTTACGAGCGAGGCTGTCGTTCACCACGTCTACAAGACCTACACTATTCCCCACGTCATCGAGGGTGTAGTTCTGGCCGTCCTCGGGCTGATTGGCTTCGCGGTGACTAAGAAGCCCCTCTCGAAGCTCGGCCGCGTTCCCGATATCGATTCGGTGTACAACCCCGCTGTCTTCTATGGCTCCCGCGGGCTCGTTGTCGGTGTGACCGAACTGTACGCCGCCGTCGACCGCGCAGTGGTTCAGGCCACGAGTATCGTCACGCGGACGGTGACGTCCCCCAACGACGTAATTGCGCGGCTCCGCGACGACGACACCCTCATACATCCGATGCGGGCCGGCATCGGACTCAGCATCCTCATCCTCGCGGTCTTCGTTACGGTAGCACTGCTGGCCCTTTCATGA
- a CDS encoding type IV pilin, with amino-acid sequence MELKRFFNDDDAVSPVIGVILMVAITVILAAVIATFVLGLGDQVSNTAPQASFSTDYEDANDWVEFTHDGGDSIKASNLYLRGDIASGTDGETPDITSDNTQWNGEASGSNSKVVAGNSVTVGVDTESFTINLVYQSATGDNSATLATASGPSA; translated from the coding sequence ATGGAACTCAAACGATTCTTCAACGACGACGATGCTGTGTCGCCGGTCATCGGGGTCATCCTGATGGTCGCAATCACGGTCATCCTCGCAGCCGTTATCGCAACATTCGTCCTCGGCCTAGGCGACCAGGTCAGTAACACGGCTCCACAGGCTAGCTTTAGTACGGATTACGAGGATGCAAACGACTGGGTTGAGTTTACACATGACGGTGGTGACTCAATTAAAGCGAGTAACTTGTATCTCAGAGGCGATATCGCCAGTGGTACCGACGGCGAGACCCCCGATATAACCTCGGACAACACACAGTGGAACGGGGAAGCCAGTGGGAGTAATAGTAAGGTCGTCGCAGGTAATAGCGTCACCGTCGGGGTTGATACGGAAAGTTTCACTATCAACCTAGTCTACCAGTCAGCTACTGGCGACAACTCCGCAACGCTCGCCACCGCATCCGGACCGAGCGCATAA
- a CDS encoding type IV pilin, whose translation MDIKQLIHDDDAVSPVIGVILMVAITVILAAVIASFVLGLGDQAQQATPQASFSWDYDQSAAPYGTLTVTHDGGDTISGQEMYIRGSGITSDGDTPSTSEQLTDSNSGNTWGTAASTSEITAGNQLTIAVENNYDLRVVYETQEGDSSATLAQDSGPEA comes from the coding sequence ATGGATATCAAACAACTCATCCACGACGACGACGCAGTGTCGCCGGTCATCGGGGTCATCCTGATGGTCGCAATCACGGTCATTCTGGCCGCAGTAATCGCCTCCTTTGTGCTCGGTCTTGGCGACCAGGCACAGCAGGCAACGCCGCAGGCTAGCTTCTCATGGGACTACGACCAGTCAGCAGCCCCTTACGGTACGCTCACTGTCACCCACGATGGTGGTGACACAATTAGCGGACAGGAGATGTACATCCGAGGCAGTGGAATTACTTCAGATGGTGACACCCCCTCTACTAGTGAGCAGTTGACCGATAGTAACTCTGGCAATACTTGGGGAACTGCAGCAAGTACGAGCGAGATTACGGCAGGAAACCAGTTGACAATCGCTGTCGAGAACAATTACGATCTGCGGGTTGTTTACGAAACGCAAGAAGGCGACTCCTCTGCAACACTCGCACAGGACTCTGGTCCTGAGGCGTAA